From Molothrus aeneus isolate 106 chromosome 18, BPBGC_Maene_1.0, whole genome shotgun sequence, a single genomic window includes:
- the IQCD gene encoding LOW QUALITY PROTEIN: dynein regulatory complex protein 10 (The sequence of the model RefSeq protein was modified relative to this genomic sequence to represent the inferred CDS: deleted 2 bases in 1 codon) — MATGDPAAFQASSKQRTLVKGMATPRKAGIPLGVMKVLDPRQLKPDSTETERILTVLDETIVKLEITRLIPRITASLDRYGRMLGPEITSGLLELQKLSMEIQHLLTSPGDAKTMRAVEQRLKSSLRNILRLFLANPLLYHGLKFEVRVKESPADVFIKAFMEFRDFTLERLLTTPDEEREMIQFMKDISLQVEKNTEMISALQGELEGVIQTRDEEVSRKDKTIENLKTTMEDLAKNCKAEIRLIMKEGEKQKKEDEEASRERCARLKEDIQRLGTQFNALVLEHRASELVLRKEKCKAEKEIQEWVQKYDIDMTEKQTTYDELQAVYNEEKEQLSLLMEKHAMLLQEYTLIEEERRILKEKEEEAAREEARRNNAATCIQAFWKGYLVRSIYKSVLKKGKGKGKGKK, encoded by the exons ATGGCAACAGGGGATCCAGCTGCATTCCAAGCATCCTCA AAGCAAAGAACCTTGGTGAAGGGCATGGCAACTCCAAGGAAGGCAGGGATCCCCTTAGGTGTCATGAAGGTGTTAGATCCACGCCAGCTAAAGCCTGACAGCACGGAGACAGAAAGAATCCTTACTGTCTTGGATGAGACCATTGTCAAGCTGGAGATCACCAGGCTGATCCCACGGATTACTGCCTCCCTGGACAGGTATGGGAGGATGCTGGGACCTGAGATCACAAGCGGCCTTCTGGAGCTTCAGAAGCTTTCAATGGAAATACAGCACCTGCTCACCAGCCCTGGAGATGCAAAGACCATGAGAGCTGTGGAGCAACGCCTGAAAAGTTCCCTGAGAAACATCCTGAGGCTCTTCCTGGCCAACCCCTTGCTTTACCATGGGCTGAAATTTGAAGTTCGGGTGAAAGAGTCACCAGCTGATGTGTTCATCAAAGCCTTCATGGAGTTCCGGGACTTCACACTCGAGAGGCTCCTGACCACTCCTGATGAGGAGAGGGAAATGATTCAATTCATGAAAGACATTTCCCTCCAAGttgagaaaaacacagaaatgatCTCAGCTCTACAGGGAGAGCTAGAAGGAGTCATCCAGACTCGAGATGAAGAG GTTAGCAGGAAGGACAAAACAATTGAAAACCTCAAAACCACCATGGAAGATCTGGCCAAGAACTGCAAGGCTGAAATCCGGCTGATCatgaaggaaggggaaaagcagaaaaaagaggaTGAGGAAGCCTCCCGGGAGAGGTGTGCCAGGCTGAAGGAGGACATTCAGCGCCTGGGAACACAGTTCAATGCACTGGTGCTGGAGCATCGAGCCTCAGAGCTGGTTCTCAGGAAG GAAAAGTgcaaagcagagaaggaaattcAGGAATGGGTCCAGAAATACGACATAGACATGACAGAAAAACAG ACCACATATGATGAGCTCCAGGCTGTCTACAACGAGGAGAAGGAGCAGTTGTCCCTGCTGATGGAGAAACATGCCATGCTGCTCCAGGAGTACACCCTGATCGAGGAGGAGCGCAGGATACtcaaggagaaggaagaggaagctGCGCGGGAGGAGGCCAGGAGGAACAATGCTGCCACCTGCATCCAGGCCTTCTGGAAAGGCTACTTGGTGCGGTCCATCTACAAATCAGTACTGAAGAAGGGAAAGGGCAAGGGCAAAGGCAAGAAATAA